Proteins from a genomic interval of Natronorubrum tibetense GA33:
- a CDS encoding macro domain-containing protein, with protein sequence MEFSTVQGDIAAQRADALVNAAGTSLQMGSGVAGALRRGAEGPINEEAVSKGPVDLGGVAATDAYELDAEYVIHAAAMPHYGDGRATSDSIRRATKNALEKADELGCESIVVPILGTGAAGFSFEEGARIVCEAIRDYESSSLTDVRVIAYSQREYDALEQIAEDVQSS encoded by the coding sequence ATGGAGTTCTCCACTGTCCAAGGCGATATCGCAGCCCAGCGCGCGGACGCGCTGGTGAACGCTGCCGGAACGAGTCTCCAGATGGGAAGCGGCGTTGCCGGCGCACTCCGGCGTGGCGCAGAGGGCCCGATCAATGAAGAGGCGGTTTCGAAAGGCCCAGTTGATCTCGGTGGAGTTGCAGCCACTGATGCGTACGAACTGGACGCAGAGTACGTAATCCACGCAGCGGCGATGCCCCACTACGGTGATGGAAGAGCGACGTCGGACAGTATCCGCCGAGCGACGAAAAATGCCCTCGAAAAAGCCGACGAACTCGGCTGTGAGTCGATCGTGGTTCCGATATTGGGAACGGGTGCAGCCGGATTTTCCTTCGAAGAGGGCGCTCGGATCGTTTGTGAAGCGATTCGAGACTACGAATCGTCGTCGCTTACCGATGTCCGAGTAATCGCGTACTCACAACGGGAGTACGACGCGCTGGAACAGATCGCCGAGGACGTTCAATCGTCGTGA
- a CDS encoding cysteine hydrolase family protein produces the protein MTYDPERTAIIVVDMQNGFCHPDGSLYAPASEKATEPVRDVIERGRDAGAQIVFTRDVHPPEQFADAHYYDEFERWGEHVVEGSWDAEIVEDLDVRDEDHVVEKHTYDAFYRTELDGWLRARNIRDLLICGTLANVCVLHTAGSAGLRDYRPVVVRDALGFIEADHRAYAVEHADWLFGEVIERDEIEFLER, from the coding sequence ATGACGTACGATCCGGAGCGCACAGCGATCATCGTGGTGGACATGCAGAACGGATTCTGCCATCCGGACGGAAGTCTCTACGCGCCGGCCAGCGAGAAGGCGACCGAACCCGTTCGTGACGTTATCGAACGTGGCCGAGACGCAGGTGCGCAGATCGTATTCACGCGGGACGTCCATCCGCCGGAGCAATTCGCGGACGCGCACTACTACGACGAGTTCGAACGGTGGGGAGAACACGTCGTTGAGGGATCGTGGGACGCTGAGATTGTCGAAGACTTGGACGTCCGAGATGAGGACCACGTTGTCGAAAAGCACACGTACGATGCCTTCTATCGAACCGAACTCGACGGCTGGCTTCGCGCCCGAAATATCCGCGATTTGCTCATCTGCGGAACGTTAGCGAACGTTTGCGTATTGCACACCGCGGGAAGCGCCGGGCTCAGAGACTACCGGCCAGTCGTGGTCCGTGACGCGCTCGGCTTCATCGAAGCGGATCATCGTGCGTACGCCGTCGAACACGCAGATTGGCTGTTCGGGGAGGTTATCGAACGCGATGAGATTGAGTTTCTGGAGAGGTGA
- a CDS encoding beta-CASP ribonuclease aCPSF1 — protein MSTNQDSISELKEEIEAELPDDLTVSRVTYEGPELVIYTGTPRKFAKRDGIVRQLAQKFRKRIAIRPAPGTQTKPADAEAQIRELIPEEAGITDLDFYPTTGEVVIEADKPGLVIGQRASTLREITQEVGWTPDVLRTPPMESSTVANVRNYLVKEREERREILERVGEQIHREPLEETDWVRVTTLGCCREVGRASFVLSTPETRILVDCGDKPGAEGDVPHLQVPEANPIADLDAVVLTHAHLDHSALLPLLFKYGYDGPVYMTAPTRDLIGLLQLDYLDVAAKEGRTPPYESEMVREELKHTITLDYGDVTDIAPDIKLTLHNAGHILGSAVAHFHIGDGLHNIVFSGDVHYSDTRLFNGAVNDFPRVETLVMESTYGRRGDYQTDQEDSERKLIDLITRTYENDGKVVIPAFAVGRSQELMLVLEEAMRTEKLPTMPIYLDGMIREATAIHTAYPEFLRDGLRQRILHEDENPFLADQFEQVDGGEEMREAIAGGEPCIILSTSGMVTGGPIMSWLELLGGDPENALIFVGYQAEGTLGRRIQGGNREIQLTDRRGETNRLTLRFTIESVSGFSGHADRNGLENFVQSMNPRPQEILCVHGDKSATDQLSSALYQKFNCRTYAPRNLETFRFA, from the coding sequence ATGAGTACAAATCAGGATTCAATTTCAGAGCTCAAAGAGGAGATCGAAGCCGAATTACCCGATGATCTCACCGTGTCCAGGGTAACATACGAAGGACCGGAACTCGTCATCTACACGGGTACCCCTCGGAAGTTCGCCAAACGCGACGGGATCGTTCGACAACTCGCACAGAAATTCCGCAAGCGAATTGCGATTAGACCGGCACCCGGCACACAGACGAAACCTGCCGATGCGGAAGCACAGATACGCGAGTTGATCCCGGAGGAGGCCGGCATTACGGATCTCGATTTCTACCCGACGACCGGTGAAGTTGTGATCGAGGCCGACAAACCGGGACTCGTGATTGGACAGCGAGCGAGTACGCTCCGCGAAATCACGCAAGAGGTCGGGTGGACCCCAGACGTGCTCCGAACCCCGCCGATGGAGTCCTCGACCGTCGCTAACGTCCGGAACTATCTCGTCAAAGAGCGCGAAGAACGGCGGGAGATCCTCGAACGAGTCGGCGAGCAGATTCACCGCGAACCGCTCGAGGAGACAGATTGGGTACGCGTCACGACTCTCGGGTGCTGTCGTGAGGTCGGTCGTGCGAGCTTCGTGCTGTCTACGCCGGAAACGCGAATTCTCGTGGATTGCGGCGATAAGCCAGGTGCTGAAGGCGATGTTCCGCATCTCCAAGTTCCTGAAGCGAATCCGATTGCCGATCTCGATGCAGTCGTGTTAACCCACGCCCACCTCGATCACAGCGCGTTACTTCCCCTCCTGTTCAAATACGGGTACGACGGTCCCGTCTACATGACCGCGCCGACGCGCGACCTCATCGGGCTCCTTCAACTAGACTATCTCGACGTCGCGGCAAAAGAGGGTCGAACGCCGCCCTACGAGAGCGAGATGGTTCGGGAGGAACTCAAGCACACGATCACGCTCGACTACGGCGACGTCACCGATATCGCGCCCGACATCAAGCTCACGCTCCACAACGCAGGACACATCCTCGGAAGTGCAGTCGCTCACTTCCACATCGGCGACGGCCTCCACAACATCGTTTTCTCTGGCGACGTCCACTACTCGGACACGCGACTGTTCAACGGTGCGGTTAACGACTTCCCGCGGGTCGAAACGCTCGTCATGGAATCGACGTACGGACGACGCGGCGACTACCAGACGGATCAAGAGGACAGCGAGCGGAAACTGATCGATCTCATTACCCGAACGTACGAGAACGACGGCAAAGTCGTCATTCCAGCATTCGCCGTGGGTCGATCGCAGGAACTCATGTTGGTCCTCGAAGAGGCGATGCGCACCGAAAAACTCCCGACGATGCCGATCTACCTCGACGGGATGATTCGAGAGGCGACGGCGATTCACACCGCGTATCCAGAGTTCCTCCGGGACGGTCTGCGTCAACGAATCCTCCACGAAGACGAAAACCCGTTTCTCGCGGACCAGTTCGAGCAGGTGGACGGCGGTGAAGAGATGCGCGAGGCGATCGCCGGTGGCGAGCCCTGTATCATCCTCTCGACGTCAGGGATGGTCACTGGCGGGCCGATCATGTCCTGGCTGGAACTACTCGGAGGCGATCCGGAGAACGCGCTCATCTTCGTCGGCTATCAGGCAGAAGGGACGCTGGGACGGCGCATTCAGGGCGGAAACAGAGAGATCCAACTCACCGACAGACGTGGCGAAACGAATCGACTTACCCTTCGGTTCACGATCGAATCCGTGAGCGGATTTTCGGGTCACGCGGATCGAAACGGGCTCGAAAATTTCGTGCAGTCGATGAATCCTCGCCCACAAGAGATCTTGTGCGTCCACGGAGATAAATCCGCGACGGACCAACTGTCATCAGCACTCTATCAGAAATTCAACTGTCGAACGTACGCGCCACGGAACCTCGAAACGTTTCGATTTGCGTGA
- a CDS encoding DUF7504 family protein, giving the protein MTGSSNPSVDESTEFHPSFPDAIGDGSTVLVAGSVDPSKYALGLRALCQYGRDDESALVVTTTESADQTCAIYEEICPQNGPSIGLVDTTSEKQYVSALYGRSPTVFTPSSADLERIVIALSELTEGKVPPTTSRHLVIRSLTPLLNCSSPKRVCNVLQRVTGLRTGTGMGFFGLRYTEHDEETITMLARHVDGILWVTKGADSDLDFEYQSARRYSASLLASDL; this is encoded by the coding sequence ATGACCGGCTCATCTAATCCGTCGGTAGACGAGAGTACGGAGTTTCACCCTTCGTTCCCCGATGCGATAGGTGATGGTTCCACGGTACTCGTCGCCGGGAGCGTCGATCCCTCAAAATACGCGCTCGGACTTCGGGCACTGTGCCAGTATGGACGCGACGATGAATCTGCACTCGTCGTGACTACTACTGAAAGCGCCGATCAAACGTGTGCGATATACGAGGAAATTTGCCCTCAGAACGGACCTTCGATCGGACTCGTCGATACCACATCTGAAAAACAATACGTGTCTGCGTTATACGGTCGTTCGCCAACGGTCTTCACGCCTTCATCAGCCGATCTTGAACGGATCGTGATTGCCCTTTCGGAGCTGACGGAAGGAAAGGTTCCGCCGACAACATCTCGTCATCTCGTTATTCGATCGCTCACCCCCTTGCTCAATTGCTCGTCGCCGAAGCGAGTGTGTAACGTGCTTCAACGCGTTACTGGACTCCGAACTGGAACGGGAATGGGATTCTTCGGACTCAGGTATACCGAGCACGATGAAGAGACAATTACCATGTTAGCTCGCCACGTTGATGGGATTCTCTGGGTTACGAAGGGAGCAGATTCTGATCTCGATTTCGAATACCAGTCAGCGAGACGCTATTCAGCCTCACTACTGGCGAGCGATCTATAA
- a CDS encoding RPA12/RPB9/RPC11 RNA polymerase family protein, producing MQFCDECGSIMHTEGDTWVCRSCENEEPRDSQAEAAMATQDGQWDDGAPAVADATQDSTETMQEPCPADDCDSDRAYSEMMPKPGGSYEVRLFTCVECGHKWRES from the coding sequence ATGCAATTCTGTGACGAGTGTGGTTCGATAATGCACACGGAGGGCGACACGTGGGTGTGTCGCTCCTGTGAGAACGAGGAGCCGCGGGACTCACAAGCAGAAGCAGCGATGGCGACCCAGGATGGACAGTGGGACGACGGGGCACCTGCCGTGGCCGACGCGACCCAGGACTCCACCGAGACGATGCAGGAGCCCTGTCCGGCGGACGACTGCGACAGCGATCGGGCCTACTCTGAGATGATGCCGAAGCCGGGCGGCTCCTACGAGGTTCGGCTGTTCACCTGCGTCGAGTGCGGCCACAAGTGGCGCGAGTCCTGA
- a CDS encoding nicotinate phosphoribosyltransferase: MVTVSQFDIITAETIKRGDATDAYFDRTVETLDHAGTNPHVVAEITADQFPTGEFELFAGVKDAAHLLENLPIDVDALPEGTLFDGGPVFQIEGTYLDFARYETALLGFLSHASGIATNALETRYAAPDSLVLSFGTRHVHPTLGGIIERAALLAGLDGFSNVAAEEFVDQQASGTMPHALMLCFGKGNQEAAWQAFDDAVDESVPRITLCDTFSDEVDEVLRAVDALGDRLDSVRLDTTGSRRGDFEHIIREVRWELDARGQDDVDIFVSGGITPDTMRDLRDHVAGFGVGGYISNADPIDFALDIVEVDRTPTAKRGKLSGKKAVYRTSNGGHHVGLADRSGPSNGEELLEPLIRDGEIVREFDLDEASKRSNANAERVSFSDQVSTS; this comes from the coding sequence GTGGTTACCGTGAGTCAGTTCGATATCATCACAGCAGAGACGATTAAACGAGGAGACGCGACAGATGCGTACTTCGATCGCACCGTCGAAACGCTCGACCACGCTGGGACGAATCCACACGTCGTCGCCGAGATAACCGCGGACCAATTCCCGACGGGTGAGTTCGAACTGTTCGCCGGCGTCAAAGATGCCGCACACCTCTTGGAGAATCTCCCGATCGACGTCGATGCGTTGCCGGAAGGAACGTTGTTCGACGGCGGACCCGTCTTCCAGATCGAAGGAACGTACCTGGACTTCGCACGATACGAAACCGCTCTTCTTGGCTTTCTGTCCCACGCGTCAGGGATCGCAACGAACGCACTGGAGACGCGGTACGCTGCTCCCGATTCGCTCGTGTTGAGTTTTGGAACGCGCCACGTTCATCCGACGCTCGGGGGAATCATCGAACGGGCCGCTCTGCTCGCTGGCCTGGACGGCTTTTCGAACGTCGCCGCGGAGGAGTTTGTCGATCAGCAAGCGTCGGGAACAATGCCGCACGCGCTCATGCTCTGCTTCGGAAAGGGGAATCAAGAGGCGGCGTGGCAGGCGTTCGACGACGCGGTCGATGAGAGCGTTCCTCGAATCACACTCTGTGATACGTTTTCGGACGAAGTCGATGAGGTCCTTCGGGCCGTCGATGCGCTCGGTGATCGGCTCGACAGCGTCCGACTCGATACGACCGGCTCGCGCCGAGGCGATTTCGAGCACATCATCCGCGAAGTTCGGTGGGAACTGGACGCTCGCGGCCAGGATGATGTTGACATCTTCGTCAGCGGTGGGATCACACCCGACACGATGCGAGACCTCCGGGATCACGTCGCCGGATTCGGCGTCGGCGGCTACATTAGTAACGCCGATCCGATCGACTTCGCGCTGGATATCGTCGAAGTTGACAGGACGCCGACTGCGAAGCGCGGCAAACTTTCCGGGAAAAAGGCAGTCTACCGAACGTCGAATGGCGGCCACCACGTTGGGTTAGCGGATCGTAGTGGTCCTTCGAACGGAGAAGAATTACTGGAACCGCTCATCCGTGACGGGGAAATCGTCCGCGAGTTTGACCTTGATGAGGCGAGTAAGCGCTCAAATGCTAACGCAGAACGAGTGTCGTTTAGTGACCAAGTCAGTACCAGCTGA
- a CDS encoding amphi-Trp domain-containing protein, producing MGELETEEQKTRTEIAAYLRDLADQLDEDGDVSLELGDKQVLLNPSDPITFKLEGESDWSEGETEAKQSIEFELVWWREAQTAEEGELNVRE from the coding sequence ATGGGAGAACTGGAAACCGAGGAACAAAAAACGCGGACGGAGATCGCCGCATACCTCCGGGACTTAGCCGATCAACTCGATGAAGACGGCGATGTATCGCTCGAATTAGGCGACAAGCAAGTGCTGTTGAACCCCTCCGATCCGATCACGTTCAAACTTGAGGGGGAGTCAGATTGGTCCGAAGGAGAGACAGAAGCAAAACAGAGCATCGAATTCGAGTTAGTCTGGTGGCGTGAGGCTCAAACGGCCGAAGAAGGAGAGTTAAACGTTCGAGAATAA
- the rnz gene encoding ribonuclease Z translates to MEVTFLGTSGAIPTTKRNPSSIFLRREGDRFLFDVGEGTQRQMMRFSTGFDISTIFLTHLHGDHILGLPGLLQTLDFNERTKPLEICTPAGTGTDVDQFLTASGTDPDYPVRIRELTSGDVGLEHDEYTIQAFETEHRTRSLGYALVEAERKGRFDRERALELGVPEGPMFGRLHEGNSVELTDGTVIHPDQVVGDPRPGRRVVYTGDTRPTDRTISIASDADLLIHDAMFAQDRVDRARQTGHSTAEEAATVAHRADVKQLALTHVSSRYAGDTSQLLREASEIFDDQVFLPDDGRTISVLYPEQITTDD, encoded by the coding sequence ATGGAGGTAACGTTTCTCGGGACAAGCGGTGCGATTCCGACGACCAAACGTAATCCAAGTTCGATTTTTCTTCGACGAGAAGGTGATCGCTTCCTCTTCGATGTAGGAGAAGGAACTCAACGGCAGATGATGCGTTTTTCGACTGGATTCGACATCTCGACTATCTTTCTCACGCATCTTCATGGAGATCATATCCTTGGATTGCCGGGCCTCTTACAGACCTTGGATTTCAACGAACGAACGAAGCCCTTGGAAATCTGCACTCCTGCGGGTACTGGCACCGATGTCGATCAATTCCTCACGGCAAGCGGAACGGATCCTGACTACCCAGTTCGAATTCGTGAGCTAACATCAGGCGACGTCGGTCTCGAACACGACGAATATACCATCCAAGCGTTCGAGACCGAGCACCGAACGCGATCGCTCGGCTACGCTCTCGTCGAAGCAGAGCGAAAAGGACGCTTCGACCGCGAACGAGCGTTAGAACTCGGCGTCCCTGAAGGTCCGATGTTTGGGCGACTCCACGAGGGAAATTCCGTCGAACTTACGGACGGCACGGTGATTCATCCTGATCAAGTCGTCGGCGACCCCAGACCGGGCCGACGTGTAGTGTATACTGGAGATACTCGACCAACGGATCGGACCATCTCCATCGCTTCTGACGCTGATTTACTCATTCACGATGCGATGTTTGCCCAAGACCGAGTGGATCGAGCACGACAGACCGGCCATTCGACAGCAGAGGAGGCAGCCACCGTTGCGCATCGTGCGGATGTAAAACAGCTTGCGCTTACCCACGTTTCATCACGGTACGCAGGTGACACCTCGCAGCTGCTACGTGAAGCGAGCGAGATTTTCGATGATCAGGTATTCCTCCCGGATGATGGACGAACCATTAGTGTACTTTATCCGGAACAGATAACTACTGATGACTAG